The region ATAATTACATATTCCAACTTTTTCCATGGTTTATCTCTCACCTGTTCATGTGAAATCTTCAACCTTTTCCCAGATTCCAGAAAATACAACATCTACTCTTTAGGCTTGTTGGTATCATACATATCAAGCACTATCTGAACATATATGATCTTCTGTAAATGTTCAAACTGTACATTCTCTTCTATTCCTGTCAGAGTTCAGAAGTCTCTTAGAATTAAAGGGTTTCTAGTGTAAGTATCAACATTTGGAAGTCCCAAGCCACCTCATCTTCCAGCTCTTCCAGACTGTGAGTTACCACTGTAGATTTTATTGACAGTCTTAGAAGAATCCCTTTTAGGTGCAAGTGTCTTGCTTCCCCATAATAACTTTTTATTTTCTTCAAGAGTTAACTATCGCTTATCAGAGTTCGAGACTTTTGAATCAGAGTTTAAATGTCTGTCAGGATTTGAAAGAATAACTTTTTTATCTTAATTTGTTATGTCAACAATTTGAGTAGTATCATTCGTTGTGACTGGTTGAATTTCAGCAGTTAATTCtccaacttgagcattgtcagtggTTGGAATGATTTGCAACTTCTCAGCCCATTTAGATCCAGAAATTATTTTTCTCTTCTTTTGAACCTGATTatcttcttcttcaagaacttTTTATTCATCAGCATCATCATGAGCTTGACTTACTAAATAGCATGGACCTATCAGTATTTGAGTCTTTTGAGTCTTGGTAGATGCTGATTTCTTCTTGCGTTTGGGCTTAGCCTTAGTCTTTGACTTTTCACCAACTTTTTCCTTCCCCTTATAATTTATGTCAGCATTTAAAATTGTATGAGAGCTTGGAATAGGTCCTTCAACTTTAGTTTGACTAACTTCTTTGATTATTAAACCTTTGGTTGGTCTCTTTCAAGGAATATCTTTATATGGCAAGATAGTATCAGCAATTACTAGTCTCAAAAATTTAAATTCCTCTTCCATAAGTCTCAATTTTTCAAGATCAACTCCTGGATTTTCCCTTTCAAAAAtccttctactcacctcagaatcaaatGCTTGTATTTTAGGAACCTTGTCGAACATAGTTGTCTTTTTATCTTTAAACTTCAATATCTGTAAAAACTGACTTTCCTCAGCACCAACTTCTATCTCCATAATAGTTTGGTCTTCATCAACATTTGTGACTGTTAGAGTTTTCTTTGTATTCACATTCAACTTTTGTCTTCCACTTCTCCCTCTCTCTCCACCTTTTCTAGATTGGCTACTAGTGGTTTTAGAAGTACCACTAGTTCCAACTAGTTTTCCGCCTTTCTTCCTAATAATCTCCTTTCTTTCTCCTTTACTTCCTTCATTAGGACCATCattgttgagaattggctaagtcgagAATCAGGATCTGTCTAACAATCAAGATTTGATCAACTGTCAGGATATGATTATCCGTTGGAAGCTTTATAATCATCCACTGATATCTACAAATGAATATCCGTTAAAGCTACATCATATATCTGTTGATGAGCTTATCCGTTGAGAATGACTTGGTTGATAAGTCAGAGCTgtgagataaatcagaaggtgctgatttataggatgGTTGTTGATTTAGATATATATAGAAAGTAGTAGAGTTATaatgtaacatatcttgtaattgatagagattgattgtagcttagtagtatataaacacataataggtTATCATATAATGGATAGAGCTTGAgtattcgcataacctagcagctcttaagaatattgttcttgggTGAGTTTTGTAACAATTTATTAAAGATCActataaactgttatttgattcatttgttcttactttactttcataatacatcaatttgtttagtaattttatccaaccccccttaaacaattactaTACCGGGAAACAAGTTGTATCAGAGGGATCAAATTAACTATTAATTTGCAAAGGCcaagatgtctggaagtaagtatgaaagtatgaaaattcccatcctgaagaaagttgattactctacatggagagtaaagatgttgatgttcctGGAAGCTATTGATGATACATATGTTGATATTATCAAAACATGACCTCCATAACCTATGAAAAATGTGGCTATGACCCCAAATGCTCCTGAACACTATGTCAGGAAAGAAAGATCAAAGTGGTTAGATCCTGAAAAGGCTTCAATGCTTAAGGGTGCAAAAGTCAGGAATATTATGCGCAATAGCTTGGACAATGTGATGTCCAACAGAGTGATTGCCTGCAAAACTttaaaagagatatgggatgccttggaaacacaGTGCCAAGGTACAATGGCAATAAAGAATAATAGAAGAGTTATCCTTGTGCAAGAATATAAGCAATTTGATGCCAAGGCTGATGAGTCAAAAACTGACATCCATAATAGATTTCTGACACtattgaatgatc is a window of Apium graveolens cultivar Ventura chromosome 11, ASM990537v1, whole genome shotgun sequence DNA encoding:
- the LOC141695546 gene encoding uncharacterized protein LOC141695546 — its product is MKNVAMTPNAPEHYVRKERSKWLDPEKASMLKGAKVRNIMRNSLDNVMSNRVIACKTLKEIWDALETQCQGTMAIKNNRRVILVQEYKQFDAKADESKTDIHNRFLTLLNDLSFVGNEYDIEDSNTKFMRALPEDWDTQASIIRH